Genomic DNA from Candidatus Kaiserbacteria bacterium:
AGGGGTTATTTTTGATTACCTCAAAGATAAAATTTCGATAGAAGAGTACATCGGCTATGAGAGTTCCGACTATGCGCTTGATGTTGCGCGGTCTCTTGGCATGACGGGGGTGAAATTTGATATTAATTCTGACGAAGACATTCGAGCAATAAAACCCGCAGACTATTTTTTACTCCTTGAGATACTCGAACATATTCCGAACTCAGAAAAGGTGCTCAAAACCATATATGAGAAAGCGGGGAAGGGAGTATTTTTCTCATTTCCAAATTCAGGAAACTTTCTGTATCGGCTCCGCCTTCTCTTTGGAAGAATGCCAATGCAGTGGATTAAATTTCCAAATGAGCATCTTCGTTTTTGGACACTTACCGACCTGAGGTGGTGGTTACGAGCGCTCGGCTATACGAAATATCACATTCATGGGTATCGTGGTATTCCATTCTTAGAAAAAGTATGGCCAGCAATGTTTGCAGGAAGTTTTGTGGTGTTTTTAAAAAAATAAAACACTCATTCTTCTTTTATTTTTTGAAAGTAATAATACACACTAAAACTAGTTGCTACTTGTGTCAGTAAGAATGAAGCAATTGCTCCCCAAATTCCAAAGAGTGGAATAAGTAGTACCATAAAACTAATCTTCGTTACCGACTTTACAATATTTACCACATAGAGCGCTTTTTTCTGATTCAAAGAAGTAAGAGCTTGTACGTGAAGAATTGAGGGCATAAATAAAAGGGTTAATGACAGGACCTGTGAATACAAAAGTGCTTCTGTATATTGTGGAAAAATAGCGATGAAAAAGAATTGTGCAAGAATACAATACAAAATGGTTAGAAAGAGTGAACCTAGAAAAAACATCACTATCTTATGACGCATAGCACTTTTTAATTCACGGATTGAACGTGTGCTAAATTTTGGAAGTGCAAGTGCACGCATGATCCTTGAGACGCTTTGTAGTTGTTTGGTGGGAGCAAGTGCAAGTGAATAAAATGCGAGTGACGTTGCTCCGAGAAGTTGAAATACAATAATTTTGTCAACATACATGGAAATATTTCCAAAAAGTTCCATGAGACTAAAATGCTTTCCCGTTACGAGACTGGATGCAGCCAGTGCATCATGTTCACGTGCAGGGGGAACTTTCTTTGTAAGGAAATAAAAGCGTGCTGCTGAAATGAGCGTACTTGAGAGAAAATATGCGCATACAACATACAAGACGCTATGCGTCATGAACGCCGTAAGAAGAATAGATGCGGAAATTGCAATATTTTTTAGGGCGTTATCATACGCAATTTTTTTAAATTGTTTTTTCCCATTAAAATATGCTCCATAGAGAGATGATCCCGCGAGTAATGGAGTGGTGAGACCAGTGACTAATAATGAATAGCCAAGGACTTCGTTATCTTTGAAAAGGTAGTAACCTCCCGCACACATGGTAATAATGGCAATGGGGGTGCTCCATTTCAGTTTTGACCAAAAACCAAGTAATAGGGAACGATCAAACCCCTTCGCAATAGATTGGGCAACAGCGGTATCCATGCCTGAATGGGTAAACATACCCACAACACCCGCTAAAGAAAGGATATAGGCGTACTGACCATATTCTGCCTGATCAAGTACACGCGCCAATCCTACTGTAAGAAGAAACGCTGATAGTGTCGCAAATATTTGGCCAATACTGAGGAGTGCGGTTCCTTTGAGAAGGTAGCGAATATCAGTCTTAGAAAATGTTTGTAGACGAGTGAGGAGTCTCTGAATATGTAAGAAGCCTTGTGTACGCATAGTCGTAATAGTATATAGTGTTCCGATATAAAACTATAGGCAGACTGCAATAGTTGTATACAGAAAGTTACAGAAAAGTCGTGTATTATGGTAACTACTCATATGAAAAAAATTAACGTTTTGTCGGTGTACCGTTCACCACTTCTGGAAAATCGGGGGACGCCGCTTCGGGTACAGAGTCTGATACGGGAAGGCATGAAGGATTCTCTTTTCGCATGGCACACGTGTACGCTTGATAGTGAGAGTCCACTTGGGTTGCCCCATATCACTATTACCCATGCACATGTGGACGATATTAAAAAAATTAGGCAGTTTGTGAAACAACACGATATTGATGTAGTAATTTTTCATAGTGTGGCCGCTTCGTTTTATCTGCCGTTTGTGAAGTTTGGTACACGAGCACGAATGGTGCTTGAGATGCATGGCTTTCGTGAAGAGGAAGAACTTCTGTATGGAGGTATCTCAAAATATAAATATTGGC
This window encodes:
- a CDS encoding methyltransferase domain-containing protein; translated protein: MLHLLKEKLFFLKQWYTLVFTYPQKTLTVEASLDYDEYWKQKRGTQEGNRARHITGNEKKRADYVASTIGKKEKVTIGDIASGPGVIFDYLKDKISIEEYIGYESSDYALDVARSLGMTGVKFDINSDEDIRAIKPADYFLLLEILEHIPNSEKVLKTIYEKAGKGVFFSFPNSGNFLYRLRLLFGRMPMQWIKFPNEHLRFWTLTDLRWWLRALGYTKYHIHGYRGIPFLEKVWPAMFAGSFVVFLKK
- a CDS encoding oligosaccharide flippase family protein, translated to MRTQGFLHIQRLLTRLQTFSKTDIRYLLKGTALLSIGQIFATLSAFLLTVGLARVLDQAEYGQYAYILSLAGVVGMFTHSGMDTAVAQSIAKGFDRSLLLGFWSKLKWSTPIAIITMCAGGYYLFKDNEVLGYSLLVTGLTTPLLAGSSLYGAYFNGKKQFKKIAYDNALKNIAISASILLTAFMTHSVLYVVCAYFLSSTLISAARFYFLTKKVPPAREHDALAASSLVTGKHFSLMELFGNISMYVDKIIVFQLLGATSLAFYSLALAPTKQLQSVSRIMRALALPKFSTRSIRELKSAMRHKIVMFFLGSLFLTILYCILAQFFFIAIFPQYTEALLYSQVLSLTLLFMPSILHVQALTSLNQKKALYVVNIVKSVTKISFMVLLIPLFGIWGAIASFLLTQVATSFSVYYYFQKIKEE